DNA from Kwoniella dejecticola CBS 10117 chromosome 1, complete sequence:
CTGGGTATCTATTGATAGTTGTCATGATGTCCAAGGCAGAAAACTGAATCAGAATCATGAATATTCAAATATCAAGGTGTTTGGAACGGTATCTTGATGTTTGGTCACTCAACCTTCAAAATGACCCAACTGAAAGAACAGTCGCGTCTACAGTGAGCGGTAAATAGTGTCACGTGGTCTTCACCAATTCTAGACCCTAAAACAATTGTGCTGCTGCATGTCATACAAGTCGCAATGTAAAATGAATGCATGACATTTCATGCTTAAGACCAACGCATCGGTCCACTTCTATCATCAGAAGTCACATGCGCTTCGCGTCCTACTATATTGACATTTCCTACATGTGTTTTCTGTATTCATTCTATTGCTGACGGCTCAGGACCCCTAATGAGCTTCACGACGTCTTGGTGCACTTCTCAGGATATTATCGACACTAAACGCAAATCACGATTCAGAATACAGATCTCAGCCTGAGCCTAACCCTGCGATCAAGAGATAAGGACTCACCGTAAGATCATCTCAGCCGCTTCACTAGCACTGACAATAACCTGTTTCTTCAACTTGTAACTCTCCGTGATACCTAATTCCTGCATCGATCCAacttctcccttctccatATCCAGTCCGGCATCTGATTGACCCTCATAATGAGCAGCTCTCAATTTCGTGACAAGATCACTCGAATCGTATCCTCCATTGTCAGCTAAGATAGTTGGCATCTGTCTCAAAGCCCTGGCAAATCCTTCTACTGCTAAAGCCTTTTTGCCCTTGACTGTACGTGCTGCCTCATCGACTTTGCAAGACATCAACATCTCGGCGCAACCTCCTCCAAGGGTGACTCGAGTCTCTTTGACCGTCTGAGATAAGACAGACAAGGCATCGTGAAGGGATCGTTCGGCTTCTTCTACCATTTGAGAGGTCGCTCCTCGCAGGACTACGGTACATGCTTGACCAGCGGCGACTCCGGAGAATTTGATGAGCTGCGAATAAGGCGATATCAGCTCATGTACCTCTCTGCTTACTCGTGACATTCAATCAAGCTGCAAAAGGAGGCACAGAATGCGACTTACCTTGTCTTCACCAATCATGATTTCCTCAATCAGATCGCATCGTCCAATCTTGACCTTGTCAGGAGCATCGAAAGTACTGGCAATCTCCCCTCCGGTGACCAACGCTAATCTCTCCACACCTTCAAAATCGGCATGTTCAATCGACATGATACCAGATTCAGCGAGAAGCGATTCGGGATAGTTGTAGATCAATTGTCGGTTCACGAAACAAGTCACACCGTGAGCAGCGATAGCTTGCACTTTCGATTTCATCTTCTCCTACATGACAATGATTGTGATGAGCGCGCTACTCTGTCCTATTATTGCACCAACGGGATGAACTTACTTTCTCAGCTCTCTCCAATTCCGCTAACTTTCCAGTCCCGTCCACTCTCACTCGTGCACcgaagatcttgatcttatcTGTGTCCATCGCTGCAAGATTTATACGTTTATGTCAGCTGCTGCCCCGTCTGCTGGTAGCTGACCGCAAGGACTCACAGGTGTTTGCGATCAGGATCT
Protein-coding regions in this window:
- a CDS encoding T-complex protein 1, beta subunit, with product MNVFADEATEERGENARLSSFVGAMALGDLVKSTLGPKGMNKILQSASTSQITVTNDGATILKSIHLDNPAAKILVNISKVQDDEVGDGTTSVCVLASELLREAEKLITIQKIHPQTVVEGFRIASKASLDALEKSARDNSSSESDFRNDLFNIARTTLSSKVLSQDKDYFANLAVDAVLRLKGSTDLEHIQIIKKPGGKLTDSYLDEGFILDKQIATNSPKRIENAKILIANTSMDTDKIKIFGARVRVDGTGKLAELERAEKEKMKSKVQAIAAHGVTCFVNRQLIYNYPESLLAESGIMSIEHADFEGVERLALVTGGEIASTFDAPDKVKIGRCDLIEEIMIGEDKLIKFSGVAAGQACTVVLRGATSQMVEEAERSLHDALSVLSQTVKETRVTLGGGCAEMLMSCKVDEAARTVKGKKALAVEGFARALRQMPTILADNGGYDSSDLVTKLRAAHYEGQSDAGLDMEKGEVGSMQELGITESYKLKKQVIVSASEAAEMILRVDNILRSAPRRREAH